From one Acidobacteriota bacterium genomic stretch:
- the ispG gene encoding flavodoxin-dependent (E)-4-hydroxy-3-methylbut-2-enyl-diphosphate synthase, which translates to MKARQNTRAVAVGDLTIGGGAPIVVQTMTDTDTADAEATAAQCIELADAGAELVRVSIDTAEAAAAVPEIRHRLDDLGRNTPLVGDFHFNGHQLLREFPGCAASLSKYRINPGTVGKGLPRDRHFAEICEIALDHGVPIRIGVNAGSLDSGLLASRMEDNAGRQRSLSSTEIVDECIVLSALRSVEAALDAGLTEDCIVLSAKLSSPPRLISVYRNLAARTDQPLHVGLTEAGMGVRGLTWSSTALAVLLAEGIGDTIRVSLTPEPDRGRTDEVRAACEILQALGLRSFAPSVTACPGCGRTANNRFQELTSSVEGHVSARLAVWRQNRPGFEDMTLAVMGCVVNGPGESKAADIGISLPGKGEEPRCPVYVGGRLLTTLQGTPNEIAASFLEIVDDYVERKYPGGAQ; encoded by the coding sequence ATGAAAGCGAGGCAGAATACCAGGGCTGTTGCGGTAGGCGACCTCACCATCGGTGGCGGCGCTCCCATCGTGGTCCAGACGATGACCGACACCGACACTGCCGACGCGGAAGCGACTGCCGCCCAATGCATCGAGCTCGCCGACGCCGGAGCAGAGCTGGTGCGCGTTTCGATCGACACCGCCGAGGCGGCTGCCGCTGTTCCCGAGATACGGCACCGCCTTGATGATCTGGGGCGAAACACACCCTTGGTCGGTGACTTCCACTTCAACGGCCACCAGCTCCTCAGGGAGTTTCCGGGCTGCGCGGCGTCGCTCTCCAAGTACCGCATCAATCCGGGAACCGTTGGCAAGGGATTGCCCCGAGATAGGCATTTTGCAGAGATCTGCGAGATCGCCCTGGATCACGGCGTGCCGATCAGGATTGGGGTCAACGCAGGATCATTGGATTCAGGCCTCCTCGCCTCGCGGATGGAAGATAACGCGGGCCGCCAACGCAGCTTGAGCTCGACCGAGATCGTTGACGAATGCATCGTCCTGTCGGCCCTGCGATCGGTCGAGGCTGCCCTCGATGCAGGCCTCACGGAAGACTGCATCGTGCTCTCGGCCAAGCTTTCCTCCCCGCCGCGCCTGATATCGGTCTACCGAAATCTGGCCGCACGCACCGATCAACCTCTTCACGTCGGCCTGACCGAGGCCGGCATGGGAGTTCGAGGACTGACCTGGTCATCGACCGCTCTGGCGGTGCTTTTGGCCGAAGGCATCGGCGACACGATCCGCGTTTCCCTGACACCGGAACCCGACAGAGGTCGAACTGACGAGGTGCGGGCGGCCTGCGAGATTCTCCAGGCTCTGGGGCTGCGCTCGTTCGCCCCGTCGGTCACCGCCTGCCCGGGTTGCGGCCGTACTGCCAACAACCGGTTTCAGGAGTTGACGTCATCAGTCGAGGGGCACGTCAGCGCACGGCTCGCTGTTTGGCGGCAGAATCGTCCCGGCTTCGAGGACATGACACTCGCAGTCATGGGATGTGTCGTGAACGGGCCCGGAGAATCAAAGGCCGCGGATATCGGCATCAGCCTGCCGGGCAAAGGCGAAGAGCCCCGATGCCCGGTCTATGTGGGCGGGCGGCTGCTCACGACATTGCAGGGGACGCCGAACGAGATCGCAGCCAGCTTCCTCGAAATCGTCGACGACTACGTGGAGCGCAAATACCCGGGAGGTGCCCAGTGA
- the amrB gene encoding AmmeMemoRadiSam system protein B: MIRTSVFFALLPLIFVFVTGFTSEVQGPTRAEVEAMMGMRSDGDRVRGQMDTVGFVVDERAAEEVVSTAIALEEKSLAVQDQRLGGTGGGRFIGGVCPHDDHLYASRVYVHLTERIDAPVVLLIGVFHRAKAWDLRNRIVFDRFEAWHGPWGDIEVDPLRANLIDALPAQSFVVDNAMHCREHSLEAIIPFLQKNHPTRTIVPILVPHMGWNRMGELSDQLAGALADIMNARKWRLGKDVAVVVSSDAVHYGPDFDHAPFGTDARAYEQAVARDLRLAGEYLTGPLDSRKLHGFFDTLVDSADLEYRLPWCGRFSIPFGLELLRKVSLAVEGSVPQGELLRYGTSISEPELPVSEAVRATGLGYTAPSNLHHWVGYAAVGYSMPER, from the coding sequence GTGATCCGAACATCCGTTTTCTTCGCCCTGTTGCCGTTGATCTTTGTCTTCGTGACCGGGTTCACCTCCGAAGTGCAAGGCCCCACCCGCGCCGAGGTCGAGGCGATGATGGGAATGCGCTCCGACGGAGACCGGGTTCGCGGGCAGATGGACACCGTTGGATTCGTGGTTGACGAGCGCGCAGCGGAAGAGGTCGTTTCAACCGCAATCGCGCTCGAGGAAAAAAGCCTCGCGGTGCAGGATCAACGCCTCGGAGGCACCGGTGGCGGGCGTTTCATCGGTGGCGTCTGCCCGCACGACGACCACCTCTACGCGAGCCGCGTCTACGTCCACCTCACCGAACGCATCGACGCGCCAGTCGTTCTGCTGATCGGCGTGTTTCACAGGGCAAAGGCATGGGATCTTCGTAATCGCATCGTTTTCGACCGATTCGAAGCGTGGCACGGTCCCTGGGGCGACATCGAGGTCGATCCACTGCGCGCCAATCTGATCGACGCTCTCCCGGCCCAGAGTTTCGTCGTCGACAATGCCATGCATTGTCGCGAACACTCCCTGGAGGCGATCATTCCTTTTCTCCAGAAAAATCATCCGACGAGAACCATCGTGCCGATCCTGGTGCCGCACATGGGATGGAACCGCATGGGAGAATTGTCGGACCAGCTGGCCGGCGCACTCGCGGACATCATGAACGCCAGAAAGTGGCGACTTGGGAAAGATGTCGCGGTGGTCGTTTCGAGTGACGCCGTGCATTACGGACCAGACTTCGATCACGCACCGTTCGGGACCGACGCCCGGGCCTACGAGCAGGCCGTCGCGCGTGATCTTCGGCTTGCCGGCGAGTATCTCACCGGCCCTCTCGACTCACGGAAGCTCCACGGTTTCTTCGACACTCTCGTGGACTCCGCCGACCTCGAGTACCGCCTGCCGTGGTGCGGCCGATTCTCGATTCCCTTCGGGCTCGAGCTCTTGCGCAAGGTTTCGCTGGCTGTAGAAGGCTCGGTTCCGCAGGGCGAATTGCTGAGGTACGGGACCAGCATCTCCGAACCCGAGCTCCCGGTTTCAGAGGCGGTGCGTGCTACTGGCCTCGGCTACACTGCGCCCTCGAATCTCCACCATTGGGTCGGCTACGCCGCCGTCGGATACTCCATGCCGGAGCGCTGA
- a CDS encoding LysM peptidoglycan-binding domain-containing protein: MGLFDMFGKGLDEKVGDALKEIEATTPGVSDLGAEIHDETVTLTGTATSREAADAVMTRLDAEVKTDNIVNAIKVEKPAPPEPEPAPAPEVRTYTVQPGDTLGAIAQQHYGRASDYMKIYEANRDILDNPDLIKPGQELKIP; encoded by the coding sequence ATGGGACTGTTCGATATGTTCGGCAAAGGCCTCGACGAGAAGGTGGGCGACGCGCTCAAGGAGATCGAGGCAACGACCCCGGGCGTGAGCGACCTCGGCGCCGAAATACACGACGAGACCGTCACGCTCACAGGAACAGCAACCAGCCGCGAAGCCGCCGATGCCGTGATGACCAGGCTCGACGCAGAGGTCAAGACGGATAACATCGTCAACGCCATAAAGGTCGAGAAACCGGCCCCACCCGAGCCGGAACCGGCACCCGCGCCCGAGGTCCGCACATACACGGTGCAACCGGGTGACACTCTCGGCGCGATCGCTCAGCAACACTATGGCAGGGCAAGCGACTACATGAAGATCTACGAGGCGAACCGGGACATCCTCGATAACCCGGATCTCATCAAACCCGGTCAAGAGCTGAAGATTCCGTAA